A single region of the Plutella xylostella chromosome 26, ilPluXylo3.1, whole genome shotgun sequence genome encodes:
- the LOC105379959 gene encoding 28S ribosomal protein S18c, mitochondrial, with the protein MALLKTILTRHFLYTPRIVPTITRFTSTESTAVADEDAPVDMQNPFKKEQRQCILCQLKITPDYKNYRLLSQFQSPYSGRIYGRHITGLCKTKQLQVEAEIRKAQNCAYMPYFYKDKTFLKDPKLFDPENPIRSHRF; encoded by the exons ATGGCGctcttaaaaactattttgacTCGTCACTTTC TGTACACTCCACGCATCGTGCCTACGATCACGCGCTTCACTTCAACCGAGTCCACTGCAGTGGCCGATGAGGACGCCCCGGTCGACATGCAGAACCCATTCAAGAAAGAACAGCGCCAGTGCATCCTGTGTCAACTGAAGATTACACCTGACTACAAGAACTACAGACTCCTCTCTCAGTTCCAGAGCCCCTACTCGGGGAGGATCTACGGCAGACACATCACCGGCCTGTGCAAGACTAAACAGCTGCAAGTTGAAGCTGAAATCAGAAAAGCACAGAACTGTGCGTACATGCCCTACTTCTATAAGGACAAGACATTCTTGAAGGACCCCAAGTTATTTGACCCGGAGAATCCTATTCGGTCACACAGATTTTAA